In Streptomyces violaceusniger Tu 4113, one DNA window encodes the following:
- a CDS encoding bifunctional DNA primase/polymerase: protein MTRTPQDALHTAAYVTPAGADWLASASASPRGVQALWAAAPTAAVTLPCGTAFDVISMDALFGRRVVGRLWTDGPGTGPVAARGGRVMLFATPGTAQRLPALLGWEEWGATAPPLLCYGRGDAVTVPPLFPPDPDPPEAASLESGAPESGALECGARESAPVPSPRWLVAPDVRKPWLPGPEVLLWACVRAARAVGCDLVGTAVTSTPAVFPG from the coding sequence ATGACCAGAACGCCGCAGGACGCACTTCACACCGCCGCCTATGTCACCCCGGCGGGCGCGGACTGGCTCGCCTCGGCCAGCGCCTCGCCGCGCGGTGTGCAGGCCCTGTGGGCCGCGGCCCCGACCGCCGCGGTGACGCTGCCGTGCGGTACGGCGTTCGACGTCATCAGCATGGACGCGCTCTTCGGCCGCCGGGTGGTGGGCCGGTTATGGACCGACGGCCCCGGCACCGGGCCGGTCGCGGCCAGGGGCGGCCGCGTCATGCTCTTCGCCACCCCGGGCACCGCCCAGCGACTGCCGGCGCTGCTCGGCTGGGAGGAGTGGGGCGCGACCGCTCCCCCGCTGCTCTGTTACGGGCGGGGCGACGCGGTGACCGTGCCGCCACTGTTCCCCCCGGACCCCGATCCGCCGGAGGCGGCGTCGCTGGAGTCCGGTGCCCCGGAGTCAGGCGCCCTGGAGTGCGGCGCCCGCGAGTCCGCCCCGGTGCCGTCGCCGCGCTGGCTGGTCGCGCCCGACGTCCGCAAGCCCTGGCTGCCCGGTCCCGAGGTGCTGCTGTGGGCCTGTGTGAGGGCGGCCCGCGCCGTCGGTTGTGATCTTGTCGGCACGGCTGTGACCAGCACACCCGCCGTCTTTCCGGGCTGA
- a CDS encoding nucleotide disphospho-sugar-binding domain-containing protein, translating into MRVLFTTWASGPHLVPMVPLARALLGAGHQVRVAVPSECAAAVARTGLVPVQIGALPVAVVRAPDATRRPRGIWPTDWPVRPAALTPEQHGVLRALGDRQVRIAEAMAQGLVAFARCWQPELVVHDAGAYAGTVAAGALGVPAIGQLWGSAAVLRLDRQRLEGPPLPGYARLMRRYGADPAREPDLWLDPCPPSLALPSRARRLPVRLVAQDGSSPHETPSPYEARHAGAHPARQAAAPNGRRGPGGPRRSGPVRVCAAWDDASGPPDAVRAALWAAEARGVEVVRVGSAAEGRPPAGPLHRVLPGCRALLHQGGGAAVLAAATAGVPQLVVAPRLEQQLNGARLARAGAGMYLPADALDGTRRGSRAAGGRLAMDLFTLLEQPSYAAAAHALRREALAMPGPDKAVLAVTRLTGPAM; encoded by the coding sequence TGGGCCTCCGGCCCCCATCTCGTTCCCATGGTGCCGCTGGCGCGCGCCCTGCTCGGAGCCGGGCACCAGGTGCGGGTCGCGGTGCCGTCCGAGTGTGCGGCGGCCGTCGCCCGGACCGGCCTGGTGCCGGTGCAGATCGGTGCCCTGCCGGTGGCGGTGGTCAGGGCGCCGGACGCGACGCGGCGCCCGCGCGGCATCTGGCCGACGGACTGGCCGGTGCGGCCCGCCGCGCTCACCCCGGAGCAGCACGGCGTGCTGCGCGCGTTGGGCGATCGGCAGGTGCGGATCGCCGAGGCGATGGCCCAGGGCCTGGTGGCATTCGCCCGCTGCTGGCAGCCGGAGCTGGTGGTGCACGACGCCGGCGCGTACGCGGGCACGGTGGCCGCGGGGGCGCTGGGGGTGCCCGCGATCGGCCAGCTGTGGGGGAGCGCGGCCGTGCTGCGGCTGGACCGGCAGCGGCTCGAAGGCCCGCCGCTGCCCGGCTACGCCCGGCTGATGCGGCGTTACGGCGCCGACCCGGCGCGCGAGCCCGACCTCTGGCTCGACCCCTGCCCGCCGAGCCTCGCGCTGCCCTCGCGGGCGCGGCGGCTGCCGGTGCGCCTCGTTGCGCAGGACGGGTCGTCGCCGCATGAGACGCCGTCGCCCTACGAGGCCCGCCACGCCGGGGCGCACCCCGCGCGCCAGGCCGCCGCGCCGAACGGGCGGCGCGGGCCGGGCGGCCCGAGGCGGTCCGGGCCGGTGCGGGTGTGCGCGGCGTGGGACGACGCCAGTGGCCCGCCGGACGCCGTAAGGGCCGCACTGTGGGCCGCCGAGGCGCGGGGCGTGGAGGTCGTCCGGGTCGGCAGCGCCGCCGAGGGACGGCCGCCCGCCGGGCCGCTGCACCGGGTGCTGCCGGGCTGCCGGGCCCTGCTCCACCAGGGCGGGGGCGCGGCGGTGCTGGCCGCCGCCACGGCCGGGGTGCCGCAGTTGGTCGTCGCGCCCCGCCTCGAGCAGCAGCTCAACGGGGCGCGGCTGGCCCGGGCGGGCGCCGGGATGTATCTGCCCGCCGACGCCCTCGACGGCACGCGGCGCGGATCGCGGGCGGCGGGCGGGCGGCTGGCCATGGACCTGTTCACACTGCTGGAGCAGCCCTCGTACGCGGCGGCGGCGCACGCCCTGCGGCGGGAGGCGCTGGCGATGCCCGGCCCGGACAAGGCGGTCCTGGCGGTCACCCGGCTCACGGGCCCGGCGATGTGA